From the genome of Azospira restricta, one region includes:
- a CDS encoding pilus assembly PilX family protein: MKAYIPLAHPRQRGSVLIISLIMLVVLTLIGISMIRMTTTNLQLVNNMQGRHQALAAANDIVNQVLSSSFINPSDINGTLNAVAAASYTYSPEGEDASKKTYTVTVSKPCLKSLTFATDKITRIIQPQIRARIAAINTLLAANPPDDVRAELEAERTLLVQRHQQYQTCVDDKAPCYLTLWQFTATVSTGFLGAKTSLSAGTDVVLNSETGIQVRNDSALYCTS, from the coding sequence ATGAAAGCATATATCCCCCTCGCCCATCCGCGCCAGCGCGGCTCGGTGCTGATCATCAGCCTGATCATGCTGGTCGTCCTGACACTGATCGGCATCTCGATGATCCGGATGACCACAACCAACCTGCAACTGGTCAACAACATGCAGGGACGGCACCAGGCGCTGGCCGCCGCCAATGACATCGTCAACCAGGTTCTGAGCAGCAGTTTCATCAACCCGTCGGACATCAACGGCACGCTCAACGCCGTCGCTGCCGCGTCCTACACCTATTCGCCGGAAGGCGAGGATGCGTCGAAGAAAACCTACACGGTGACGGTATCGAAACCCTGCCTGAAGTCGCTGACCTTCGCCACCGACAAGATCACCAGGATCATCCAGCCGCAAATTCGCGCCCGGATTGCTGCAATCAATACACTACTCGCAGCCAACCCCCCAGATGATGTCAGGGCCGAACTTGAAGCCGAACGCACGCTACTCGTGCAGCGTCACCAGCAATATCAAACTTGCGTGGACGACAAGGCCCCTTGCTACCTGACCCTTTGGCAATTCACCGCCACCGTCAGCACCGGTTTTCTCGGTGCGAAAACCAGCCTTTCCGCCGGCACGGACGTCGTCCTGAACAGCGAGACCGGGATTCAGGTCCGCAACGATTCCGCCCTTTACTGCACGAGCTGA
- a CDS encoding PilW family protein produces MIRPFRPQGGVTLIELLVVLAIGAIIAAAMASLFAQSSTTREQVNRTSQRIENGRFALDAIAEDIRLAGYYGDLWPVGNLGYNTDITGNANPCASTLADIQAQWAWSVGPPSSATVPVPVIGLEGHGATITLPTGCSAILPNLKTGTDLIALRRASTLAVAPSSLSGTGAVALQVSTQTNLCPAEPSGLMVHSNPANLTLHRADPSCGQTALARPLVTHIYYVATCNNCSGGGDGIPTLKLAEMVNGAFAVRSIAPGIDHLHLEYGVDTDGDGAVDEYRVPTNHNTKLDDVAGREWFDVVSVKAYVLARDLESTTGFTDSQNHTLGTKTVAAYGDSIKRSVSTTTVRLVNMAGRRES; encoded by the coding sequence ATGATCCGACCATTCCGCCCGCAGGGCGGCGTCACGCTGATCGAGTTGCTGGTCGTCCTCGCCATCGGCGCCATCATCGCCGCGGCGATGGCCAGCCTGTTCGCGCAATCATCGACCACCCGAGAACAGGTCAACCGCACCAGCCAGCGCATCGAGAACGGCCGTTTCGCACTCGATGCGATCGCCGAGGACATCCGCCTCGCCGGCTATTACGGCGACCTCTGGCCGGTCGGCAACCTGGGCTACAACACTGACATCACCGGCAACGCCAACCCCTGCGCATCGACCCTCGCAGACATCCAGGCCCAGTGGGCCTGGAGCGTCGGCCCGCCGTCGTCGGCGACGGTGCCGGTTCCCGTAATCGGCCTGGAAGGCCATGGCGCCACTATCACGCTCCCCACCGGCTGCAGCGCCATCCTGCCCAATCTGAAGACGGGCACCGATCTCATCGCGCTGCGGCGCGCCTCGACGCTTGCCGTCGCCCCGTCGAGCCTGAGCGGCACGGGCGCGGTCGCGCTGCAGGTATCGACGCAGACCAATCTGTGCCCGGCGGAGCCCTCCGGCTTGATGGTGCACAGCAATCCGGCCAACCTCACCCTGCACCGCGCCGATCCGTCCTGCGGACAGACCGCGCTTGCCCGCCCGCTGGTCACCCACATCTACTACGTCGCCACCTGCAACAACTGCTCCGGCGGCGGCGACGGCATTCCTACGCTGAAGCTCGCCGAGATGGTCAACGGCGCATTCGCCGTCCGCTCGATCGCGCCCGGCATCGACCACCTGCACCTTGAATACGGCGTGGATACCGACGGCGACGGCGCAGTGGACGAATATCGGGTTCCGACCAACCACAACACGAAGCTGGACGACGTCGCCGGCCGCGAATGGTTCGACGTCGTCTCGGTCAAGGCCTACGTTCTCGCGCGCGACCTGGAAAGCACCACCGGCTTCACCGACAGCCAGAACCATACGCTCGGCACCAAGACCGTGGCAGCGTACGGCGACAGCATCAAGCGCAGCGTGTCGACGACCACGGTCCGCCTAGTCAATATGGCCGGACGCCGGGAGAGCTGA